From the Penaeus chinensis breed Huanghai No. 1 chromosome 28, ASM1920278v2, whole genome shotgun sequence genome, one window contains:
- the LOC125039932 gene encoding uncharacterized protein LOC125039932 encodes MEGYPSKAQGDAFDQGNPSQHFGSASTAVPATQPINAAVTFISQTHSSSGQLEDNAGVMATPGTSLQDDFRGEASVVGSTGRKKKKKQKSGEEASGNSAKPDLMEEDELVDAAIPMLAENQGVEELLYPASLPPAGGTLVGGQYLLNNALLDQILAEKKMQLMQSPEVMEFLKKQIGIAKK; translated from the exons ATGGAGGGCTACCCTTCAAAGGCACAAGGGGACGCTTTTGATCAGGGGAATCCCTCTCAACACTTTGGTTCAGCATCAACAGCCGTTCCTGCCACACAGCCCATTAACGCTGCCGTGACCTTTATAAGCCAGACACACTCCTCCTCTGGACAA CTAGAGGATAACGCAGGAGTAATGGCCACCCCAGGGACAAGCCTCCAAGACGACTTCAGGGGCGAAGCAAGTGTGGTAGGGAGCACAGgacgtaagaagaagaagaagcagaagagtgGTGAGGAGGCTTCGGGAAATTCTGCCAAACCTGACCTGATGGAAGAGGATGAGCTCGTTGATGCTGCGATTCCAATGCTAGCTGAGAATCAGG GTGTAGAGGAGCTGCTTTATCCTGCCTCACTGCCTCCTGCAGGTGGGACGTTAGTTGGGGGTCAGTACCTGCTGAACAATGCCCTTCTGGATCAGATCCTTGCTGAGAAGAAAATG CAACTCATGCAAAGTCCAGAAGTGATGGAGTTCTTGAAGAAACAAATAGGAATagcgaagaaatga